From a single Larimichthys crocea isolate SSNF chromosome XIII, L_crocea_2.0, whole genome shotgun sequence genomic region:
- the LOC104932806 gene encoding GA-binding protein subunit beta-2, translating to MSLVYLGQQLLEAARSGQDDDVKTLMANGAPFTTDWLGSSPLHLASQHGHCSTAEVLLRAGVSRDARTKVDKTPLHMAAAEGHSIIVELLVRNGADINAKDMLKMTALHWAAQHGHREVAELLLRYGADVHCLSKFDKTPFDIATDTSNTELMILLQDGMRNQVNINPGSHYVINAGGLVKLSDMITTKTAAGKSEDAMAAESVETNIQHVVGDGGQRVITIVTDQHGNLQPAALGQQFIFILQGQQMVALSAGAFTEEVVVEDQPAPKRKTANHVGLKQKRVKESREQLEQQLQEAKLKAHEYQQQLLQKEQEAEQYRLQLEQAIATSNNTTTTTTTAATEKQEEQLETAEEAATQEVEAEERNEEGEVVSELAEGAAVDVELHAAKQTEKASPCRRGRRRH from the exons ATGTCGCTGGTGTATCTCgggcagcagctgctggaggcgGCACGCAGCGGGCAGGACGATGATGTCAAAACTCTGATGGCCAATGGAGCCCCGTTCACCACAGACTGG CTGGGCTCATCGCCGCTGCATCTCGCCTCCCAGCACGGCCATTGCTCCACCGCCGAGGTGCTGCTGCGCGCCGGCGTCAGCAGGGACGCCCGGACCAAGGTGGACAAGACGCCTCTTCACATGGCCGCCGCAGAGGGTCACTCCATCATAGTGGAGCTGTTAGTGCGG AACGGCGCCGACATCAACGCCAAAGACATGCTGAAGATGACGGCGCTGCACTGGGCGGCTCAGCACGGCCACAGGGAGGTGGCCGAGCTCCTGCTGAGGTACGGAGCAGACGTCCACTGCCTCAGCAAGTTCGACAAGACGCCCTTCGACATCGCCACGGATACCAGCAACACTGAGCTGATGATACTGCTACAG GACGGCATGCGGAACCAGGTGAACATCAACCCAGGCTCCCACTACGTTATCAACGCTGGCGGCCTGGTGAAGCTCTCGGATATGATCACCACCAAGACCGCAGCAG GCAAGTCGGAGGACGCCATGGCTGCCGAGTCGgtggaaacaaacattcagcATGTGGTGGGCGACGGCGGGCAGAGGGTCATCACCATAGTGACAGACCAACACGGCAACCTGCAGCCGGCGGCCCTGGGCCAGCAGTTCATCTTCATCCTGCAGGGGCAGCAGA TGGTGGCGTTGTCAGCCGGCGCGTTCACCGAGGAGGTCGTGGTCGAGGATCAGCCCGCACCCAAGAGGAAGACAGCCAATCACGTCGGCCTGAAACAGAAG AGGGTCAAAGAGAGTCGCgagcagctggagcagcagtTGCAGGAAGCCAAACTTAAAGCTCACGAgtaccagcagcagctcctgcagaAGGAGCAGGAGGCCGAGCAGTACCGCCTCCAGCTGGAGCAGGCCATAGCCACcagcaacaacaccaccaccaccaccaccactgctgctacagagaagcaggaggagcagctggagacGGCGGAGGAAGCTGCAACACAAGAGGtggaagcagaggagaggaacgAAGAAGGAGAGGTCGTCAGTGAACTTGCAGAAGGTGCAGCTGTGGACGTGGAGCTCCACGCTGCAAAGCAAACAGAGAAAGCTTCGCCCTGTCGGAGAGGCAGACGCAGACACTGA
- the LOC113747361 gene encoding caspase-3-like produces the protein LSIIHPSIHPSIHPSIHPVSQEDHSARASFACVLLSHGDEGLIYGTDGPEKFENLTQYFKGDRCKTLVGKPKLFFIQACRGSDLDGGALIEADSVDVQTTERIPVEADFLYAYSTAPGYYSWRNTSCGSWFMQSLCEMLQRYRKELELMQIMTRVNRKVAMQFESNSSLPGFSGKKQIPCIVSMLTKDFYFPV, from the exons ctatctatcatccatccatccatccatccatccatccatccatccatccatccagtctCCCAGGAGGACCACAGTGCTCGGgcttcatttgcatgtgtgttgctGAGCCATGGAGATGAAGGGCTGATATACGGAACCGATGGCCCAGAAAAGTTTGAAAATCTGACACAATACTTTAAAGGAGATCGCTGCAAGACTCTGGTGGGCAAACCAAAACTCTTCTTCATACAG GCGTGCCGTGGTTCAGACCTAGACGGTGGAGCCCTCATCGAGGCCGACAGCGTAGATGTGCAAACAACAGAGAGGATTCCTGTGGAGGCAGATTTCCTCTATGCTTATTCCACTGCTCCAG GCTACTACTCCTGGAGGAACACGTCGTGCGGCTCCTGGTTCATGCAGTCGCTGTGCGAGATGTTGCAGCGTTACAGAAAAGAGCTGGAACTGATGCAGATCATGACCCGAGTCAACCGAAAGGTGGCGATGCAGTTTGAGTCAAACTCCTCCCTACCCGGCTTTAGTGGCAAGAAGCAGATCCCATGCATCGTCTCAATGTTGACCAAGGACTTCTACTTTC